The Dioscorea cayenensis subsp. rotundata cultivar TDr96_F1 chromosome 16, TDr96_F1_v2_PseudoChromosome.rev07_lg8_w22 25.fasta, whole genome shotgun sequence sequence attatatggaaTGATAAAACCAAAGGCTCTTTTGTACGGatagagacaagagagaaggactcagtcagaattggagtcatccaaaaaatcattcaattatttttcaGAGTTGTGTGCAGTTTACATGACCCACCAAGAATGATTATCCCTTTTAAATCAagattattcttttaaaaaataaaaaaaaatttactaatatACCTATTTATGCAATGACGTCTTCACCTATTGGTATTGAGTTTATTATTTAGAGTGTTCAgtgttcatttaaaaaaaattcaaaatcaaaccaTAAAAATCACTTCGGTGAGGATACAAACATTGAAATACTAATTTTGTACATTTCTCTCGTTTGTccatgttttataaaattaaaaaaatttacttgtttattttttttaagagatttaatttaacattataaaatatctctaaattatttttatttgtttttaagtcataatttgtaaaaaaatcacTGTTATTTCCTTTAGTATTTTTTACTATAAACTTAATAATATTTACTCCACACCAAAGCTTCATTTTtctaaccaaatatatataatatatataaaataaatcatttatgaGGGAATACCGATGATATatactattaattttaaataatatgttttaaattttgaccTAGAAATGCAAATGGCTAGAAGTTTGACTATATAAATAAGTGATTTTGAGTtctaatatttatgtataaaaaaaccactaaaaaaattagtttaatcTTTTTACATGCAGAAAATCCCATTGAACTCTAAGATACCAGTGGtcagattgaaaaaaaaaaaactatctctTTATAAAGATTGAAGTACCTCGGCATTATAgaaaattgataaatcaaataaaaataaaaaattaatttttcaaaatatttaattttgaatgagTACTCCATCTGGTCCAATTTACATGTccacttcttgttttttttttttttggtttacttttatttatccaCATTGAATATTTGtgaaacattaattttttttccaagttaCCCTTTGCACTTTCTAATACTTaaggaagaaggaaatattttttgagaaacGTAAAACACTATTTTGAGAtagggaaaagaaaataataattaaagtaaaaggAGAAACTAATGAACtattaatgaatttttaattaccgtaaatttaaaaaaattgatattttttataaatttgaggttatcaactaattttaattaaattttttaattcatgtgaattaattaaaaatgaacaTATATAAACATGACCCGAAAAAACATTACTCTCTCTTGtcctttttacttatttattttaattaattcacataggttaaaaataattgattaaaattatttgataatataaattatatataaaattgtaTTACCTTGCCAAaatcacctttttttttaaggcGACAAGCGCCGGAACCCAGAGATGAACACGTGGGGGAGCCGCACTCACCACCGAACCGTACCCTCACCTTGTGCAAGATGGAGATCGAACTCGGGGAGCtcacgctcgacactcgaggtGAACACTCTATGCAAGGGACCCGATGTCAATAGACCAAATAATCGTTGGCTGCCAAAATCAcctttatgtaaaaattttgttttttttataaataatattaaaaaagcgaaaaaaaattcttagaaaGTGTAGAAGTagttaaatatgatttaatttttttatatatttaataaaaaaatatagttgaacatgatttattaaaatttatataaataaattaaacataaagagtaaatttagaaaaaaaatatttaatattttattaatttttaaaatagatacttaaaaaaattaaaataaattaaaatgaaacaaataaaaaaaagagggaaagaagtacttaaattaaaatttatgtatCATTGATCAATTGTGACAAAAATGAATAGAGAGAAAAgtgaaaacaaagatgagagtttGGGAGAATGAACAAGAGAGCAATATCATCAGCAATGGCAGCACTGGCATCAGCAGCAGGAGAGGAGGTGGGAGAATCACCGGGGCAGGGTATGTCTTCTGCGGCACTCGCTAGAAAAGAGACCCCGTGGGTACCCAGAGTGCTGATCGATGTAGCTAAACATGTCCGACGAGCATTCAGAGGAGATGTCGTTGATGTACTTGGCGTATGGGCAGGCGAAATCTCCCAATGCCGAGCAACACTGCTTCTTCGGGTAGTCCGGGCCTTTGCACTTGCTCGTCAAAATTGTGTAGTTCGCGAACTCAAAACTCAGCGGACATTCTAGTTAAAACATTCTTTGTGTTatgtgactttttttattacGGGGATAtgtacattttttaaattaaaaataaaatattaaaataattattaatttcaagTGAATTGATCAAATTATCCTAATATATTGAGCATTGAGGGCATTCATGCAGATTTTGATATATTCTATTTGctcaagagtatatatatatatatatactcttgatatatgtatatatatatatatatctaatttcacaattttttaggATATATACCGTTATTAAATGAGGACCCAGTTGCACATCTCGCCTCATTCTGGAACCAAAGTATTCTTagttctaattttttatattctgACACGTGtcatatatgatattattatttttttaattatgatttgtgGACACATGTCAGATTTGAAtagattaaaaacaagaaatacctGATTCTAGAACTAGGTGATATAATTCCGTTGTACTACTATTGTGTTGCTTAAAGGCGTTCCTgattattttaagattttataggagccttttggaaaaaaaaaacccatccATTCATacaacacaatatatatatgtatatcaaaaataatttttttaattaaagacaGAAATTAAGAGAATTACTCTGGTGTAAAAATAGAGTTGAATGAGAAATAGCAAGTTACCATTTGTcaagaaaaatttattaaaataaataaataaatcaacaaataaataaacaaacaaaagactTACTACGTTTTGTCTGAAGGAGATTCCGACCAGCGTATCGCTGATCCTTGAGAACATCTcctatatatacaaaataaaaattaaaataaaataataaaataataataccaataataattccaaaaataaccTATAAAGAgcaacaacaaatatatatatatatatatatatatatatatatatatatatatatatatatatatatatatatata is a genomic window containing:
- the LOC120279449 gene encoding GPI-anchored protein LLG1-like produces the protein MNYYYYFFFFVFGLQACLLLVVASSSSSSNIFISGDVLKDQRYAGRNLLQTKRKCPLSFEFANYTILTSKCKGPDYPKKQCCSALGDFACPYAKYINDISSECSSDMFSYIDQHSGYPRGLFSSECRRRHTLPR